The region ACCATGCGTACGGTCAAGGCCGTCACCGGCATCCCGGTCGACCACTTCATGATGGCCGACTTCAACGCGGTCAAGACGCTGACCAGCGCGGTCGGGGGCGTCGACGTGTGCGTGGCGCACGCCGTCAACGACAAGGAGTCGCACCTCAAGCTGCCCGCGGGCAAGTCCACGGTCGAGGGCGAGCAGGCACTGGCCTTCGTCCGCACCCGGCACAGCTTCGGCAACCAGGGCGACCTCGACCGCATCAAGGTGCAGCAGCAGTTCCTGGGCTCCCTGATGCGCAAGATGGCCTCCGGCGACACCCTCAGCAACCCCGCCAAGCTGTTCAGCCTGGCCGAGGCCGCCACGAAGGCACTGACGGTGGACACCGGCATAGGAAAGGTCAGCACCCTCAAGGACGTGGCCCTGGAGCTGAAGAAGGTGCCCACGAAGAACATCACCTTCACCACGGTGCCGGTCCTCGACAACCCCGCCGAGAAGGTCAAGGCGACCGTCGTCGTCAACCAGTCGCAGGCCCCCGCGGTCTTCGACGCGATCAAGGGCGACGTCTCCTTCACCGCCGTGAAGCAGAAGGAGAAGAAGGAGAAGGCCGAGGTCGCCGCCCGCCTCAAGGGCACCCGTTCCGCCGCCGCCGACATCCGCGTCGACATCTACAACGGCGGCGCCCCCGCCGGCAGCGCACAGGAGACTCTTAACTGGCTGCAGAATACTGAGGGCGTGCTCAAGTCCAGCCAGCTCGGTAACGCCGACGCAACACTGAGCAAGACGACCCTGGAGTACGCTCCCGACCAGGCCGATCAGGCGCGCAAACTGGCGGACCTCATGGGGCTGTCCGCTTCGGCGTTGAAGCCTGGCAAGAGCGAGAAGAACTCACAGGGTCTGCCCGCGATCGTGCTGACCCTGGGCAAGGACTTCAAGGGCGCAGGGGTGTCGTTGACCACTCCGACCAAGGCGCCCGAGGTCGACAAGTCCACGGCGGACAAGACAGTGTGCGCCAGTTGATGACCTAACGGGTCTGTCAGACGTCTAACAGGGCGCGGGGGCGTCCGGGCCGGACGCAAGGGGTGTCCGGCCAGACGTACGCGTCCGATCGGGCGCGGGACGGACCCGTTTGTCAGGCGCAGGGTGGGGAGGGGCAGGGAGATGGCGCGAAGCGGTGTGCGTGGGGAGGGGGCTCGACCACGTGTCCGACAGGCCGACGATCTGGGCTGGGACGACAGCCTGTACGACGAGAACGGCGATCCCACCGACGGAGGCGGAGCTTCCGGCGGCAGAGGCGGCGATTCTGCCGACGCCGACGGCCGAGGGGCCGGACGCGACGGGCGTCCGGTCGACAAGGACGGCGACGACGCGTCGGGCGAACCGCGCGGGCAGGGTCGGCACGGCGGTGGCGGCGGGCGTCGGCGCGGCAGCGGCGACGGCGGGCACCCACGGCGCAGACGCCGCATACTGCGCTGGTCGGCGTCGGTCCTGGCGCTTCTGATACTTGGCACGGCGGGCGCCGGTTACCTCTACTACCAGCACCTGAGCGCCAACATCAAGAAGGACGACCTGAACCTCGGCGACGAGAAGGACCGGGCGGCCAAGAGCAAGGCGAACGCGGCCGGGCAGACCCCCCTGAACATCCTTCTGATCGGCTCGGACGCCCGGGACACCAAGGAGAACCAGTCCCTCGGCGGCGCCAAGGAGACCTTCGGCGGTACCCCGCTCGCGGACGTCCAGATGCTGCTGCACCTCTCCGCCGACCGCAGCAACATGTCGGTGATCAGCATGCCGCGCGACACTCTGCTGAAGATGCCCAAGTGCACGGACCCGGACACCAAGAAGGTCTACCCGGCGACCGTCGGGCTGTTGATGACCAACACCTCACTCGGGCGCGGCGGTCCGGGCTGCACGGTGGCCACCTGGGAGAAGCTCACCAAGATCCACATCGACCACTTCATAAAGATCGACTTCTCGGGTGTGGTGTCGATGGCGGACGCGATCGGCGGCGTCCCGGTCTGCGTGGACGCCAACATCTACTCCAAGGACAGCCAGGGCCACGGCTCCGGGCTGAAGCTGAAGAAGGGCACGACCCCCGTCAAGGGCACGCAGGCCCTGGCGTGGCTGCGGACGCGGTACGGCTTCGAGGACAACACGGACATCGGCCGGACCAAGGCCCAGCACCAGTACATGAACTCGATGGTCCGCCAGCTGCGCGAGAACGCCACGATCAGCAACCCCGGCAAGCTGCGCAGCCTCGCGGAGACCGCCACCAAGGCGCTGACCGTCGACAAGGGCCTGGGCAGCCCGCTGAAGCTCTACGACCTCGGCAACGAGCTCAAGAAGGTCGAGCCGAAGCGCATCACGATGACCACGATGCCCTGGCAGTGGGCCGTGTCGGACAGCAACCGCGTGGAGCCCAAGCCGGTCGAGGCCGAGCAGCTGTTCCGTCTCGTCCGTGAGGACATCGCGCTCGACGGCAAGGACAAGAAGAAGACGGCGACCGCGGTGAAGGCCTCCACGGACCCGGCCGCCGCGGACGACCAGATCGGTGTGATCGTGCAGAACGGCACCCGCACGGCCGCGCTGGGCCCGGTCGGCGGACGCGCGCGCACGGTGTCCCAGCTGCTCGTCGGCAAGGGCTTCACCAAGGCCGAGGCGGACACCTCGACGGCCACCGCCGAGGAGACGACGGTGATCCGCTACCCGAGCGCCGATCTGCAGGGCGACGCCCAAGCGGTCGCCAAGGCGCTGGGGGTCCCGCTGAGCGCGGTGAAGAAGTCGACGGACGTCTCGGGCGTCACGCTCGTGGTCGGCGCCGACTGGCGCGAGGGCACGGCGTACAAGGCGAAGGCACAGGACAACACGACGCCGGAGTCCGCGGACGTGCTCAACGGCGCCAAGACCGACGCCTGTATGCACGTCAACAAGGACTACACCTGGTCGTAGGAAACCGCACCTGGCCGTAGGCCGGTCGGCAGAAAGCGGTTGGGCCCCTCTCGATGTCGAGAGGGGCCCAACTACTTATGAATGGGGCTCAGTTGGCGGGCTCCGTGGAGCCGAGTACCGCCGGGCGGCGGGAGGCGATGACCTTCTTCGCCAGCGCCTTCGGGCTGGTGAGGAAGCCGAAGCCCCACGACATGTGCATGGTCGCGAGGGCGACGGGGATCTGCAGGCGGGCCTTCAGGGGCAGCCCCTTGCCCGCAGGCAGCGAACCCGCGGCTATCGCCGCGAGATAGCCGCCGGGGATCACGAAGCCCCAGGGCGTCAGCGCCACGCCCACCACGACACCCGCCGCGATCGCGAACAGGGCGGTCGGCGGGGCGAGGTAGCGCAGGTTGATGGAGCCCTCGTGGTAGCGGGCGACGACATGGCGCCAGCGCCCGTAGTCCTTGTACTGCTTGGCGAGCGCCTTGACCGAGGGCCGGGGCCGGTAGGACACCCGCAGCTCGGGCGAGAACCAGATGAGGCCGCCCGCCTCCCGGATCCGGAAGTTCAGCTCCCAGTCCTGGGCGCGGATGAACTCCTCGTTGTAGCCGCCCTGGCGCTCCAGGGCCTCGCGCCGGAAGACACCGAGGTACACGGTCTCGGCGGAGCCGGCCTCGCCCCCCGTGTGGAAGGCGGCGTTCCCGACCCCGATCTTCGAGGTCATCGCGGCGGCGACCGCGTGCTCCCAGTCGTTCTCGCCCTCGGCGTGCATGACGCCGCCGACGTTCTGCGCGCCGGTCTCCTCCAGGAGGCGCACGGCGGTCGCGATGTAGTTCGGGGAGAGCATGCCGTGCCCGTCGACGCGGACGACGACGGGATGCCGGGACGCCTTGATCGCCGCGTTCAGCGCGGCGGGGGTGCGCCCGGTGGGGTTCGGGACGGTGTGGACGCGCGGGTCTTCGCGTACGAGTTCGGCGGCGATCTCGTCCGTACGGTCCGAGGACGGACCGATGGCGATCACCACCTCCATCTCGCCGTCGTACTCCTGCGCCAGGATCGCTTGGACGGCCCCGCGCAGATGCCGCTCCTCGTTGAGGACGGGCATGATCACAGAAACGGCGGGGGGCCGCACGTCAGACTTCTCGCTCATCGGACGTCACGTTACCGCGAATGGGGGACACGGGCGCGCGCCGCCCGGTCCGCGGGCCGGGCAGCAGATCGTATGGCCCTACGGTGCTCACGGATCCCCACGTTCACCCCCGCGGAGGTGTCCCCCTTGCCCACGCCGCCCCGCTCCCCCGCACGCCCGCAGCCCCGCCCCCAGAGCCGCCCGCAGCCGCCCCGCTCCCGGCGGCCTCCGGAGCGGTCCACCGTACGGCCCCCCGTACGGAGGAAAAAGCCGCGCTGGGCCATGCGGGTGGTCACCACGATCTCGGTGGTGGTCCTCGCCTCGGCGGGCATCGGGCACGCGGTGGTCACCAGCCTGGGCGAGGGCATCGCCCGGGTCGACCCCTTCAAGGACATGAAGAACCGCCCCGCGGGGGGCCACGGCATGAACGTGCTGCTGGTCGGCACCGACGGCCGCGACAAGATCACGGAGGAGGAGCGGCGGAAATACCGTCTGGGCGGTGCCCCCTGCCACTGCACCGACACGATGATGATCGTGCACATCGCCGCCGACCGGAAGCGGGCCAGCGTCGTGAGCCTGCCGCGCGACTCGTACGCCGAGGTGCCCGCGCACACCGACCAGACCACCGGCGCCGAGCACGGCCCCCACCAGCTCAAGCTCAACGCGGCGTACGCGGAGGGGGGCCCGCAGCTGACCGTGCGCACCGTCGAGAACATGACCCATGTGAAGATCGACCACTACTTGGAGGTCGATTTCACCAGCTTCATGCGGACGGTGGACGTGCTCGGCGGCGTGAGCATCTGCACCGCAGGGCCCCTCAAGGACTCGTACACCGGACTCGACCTGACCGCCGGCACGCACACGCTGAGCGGCGGGCAGGCACTCCAGTACGTACGGTCCCGGCATGTCGACGGCGCCTCCGACATCGGCCGGATGCAGCGCCAGCAGCGGTTCCTGGCGGCGCTGATCGAGCGGGCCACGTCGTCGGGGGTGCTGTTGAACCCGATGAAGTTCCGTGATGTCACCCGGGCCGTGCTCGGTTCGGTCCGCGCCGACCAGGGGTTCGGCACGGACGAGCTGCTGGACCTCGGCCGGGCGATGCGGAACTTCTCCCCCTCCTCCTCCGAGTTCACGACCGTGCCGATCGGACAGATGGCCTACGCCGTCAAGGGCATCGGCTCCACACTGAAGTGGGACGACAACAAGGCCGGCGCGCTCTTCCAGTCACTGCGCGACGACAAGCCGCTCGCTCCCCCGCACAAGGTCGCGCACGCCAAGACCGTGCGCGTCGAGGTGGAGCCGAAGCAGATCCAGGTCCAGGTGGAGAACGGGACGCCCACGGACGGCCTCGGCAAACGCATGGACAGCGCCCTGGCCGCCACCGGGTTCCGCACGACGGGCCACCCGGTCAACGCCCAGGACCGCGGCGCCCGGCACAGCGTCATCGTCTACGACCCGCGCTGGGACCGCTCCGCGAAGTCCCTCGCCGCCGCGCTCCCGGGCAGCGAGCTGCGCGAGGTCAAAGGGCGGGGACCGCTGCTGAAGGTGATCGCCGGGGCGGACTTCAAGGAGGTCACACGGGTCCGGGTGCAGGATCCCTACCAGGGGGAGACCCGGGTGGTGACGGGAGATCAGGTGGTGTGTACGTAGGTGACGCACGCGTCCACGGGACACCCGAAGGGCCCCGCCGTATCGTCCGGCGGGGCCCTTCGTGGTGGTGCGGGTCAGTTGCTCGACACCGTCACCGTCTGGTCGTTCTTCAGCTCGTCCACCAGCGTCTTGACCTTGGCCTTGTCCCAGACGAGGTTGCCGCCCGTGGAACCGGAGATCGGCATGTTCATGGACTTGCCGTCGCCGCCCGTCACGCCCTTCATCGCCCAGAACATGCTGGCGAGGTCCCACAGGCTCATGTCCTTGTCGACGGTGAGGCTGTCGAGGCCGGAGCCCATGGTCGGGTAGAGCTTGAAGGGGTTCAGGATGGTCCCGGGGGTCGCGACCTGGTGGGCCAGGGCGGACAGGAACTTCTGCTGGTTCTTGGTGCGCTGCAGGTCCGAGGCCGCGAAGGCGTGGCGGGTACGGACGAAGGCGAGGGCCTGCTCACCGTTGAGTGTCTGCTTGCCCGCCTTGAAGTCGGCGCCCGAGTACTTGTCCTTGAAGCCCTGGTCGAGGGTCATCTCCACACCGCCGACCGAGTCGACGATGTTCGCGAACCCGGCGAAACCGATCTCCACGTAGTGGTCGATGTGCAGGCCGGTGTTGTACTCGATGGTGCGGACCAGCAGCGTCGGCCCGTCCTCCGCGTACGCCGCGTTCAGCTTCACCTGGCGGCCCGTGCCGGGGAAGGTCTTGCCGGACGCGGATCCCTTGTACGTCGGGATCGTCACGTTCGAGTCGCGGGGGAGGGAGATCAGGGTGTCGCCGTTGTCCCCGACGTGCAGGATCATCATCGAGTCCGTGCGCTTGCCCTCGGCGGACCCGGTGTGCAGCTTCTTCTTCTCCTCGGCCGACATGCCGGCGCGGCTGTCGGAGCCGACGATCAGGTAGTTGGCGCCCTTGCCCGTGTCGGGCCGGTCGATGACCTGCGAGAGATCCACGTCACGGTGGAGCTTGGAGTCGGCCCAGAAGTAGGTGCCCACGGAGACCACGACCAGCAGCGTGACCAGCGTGATGGCTATCCACTTGATCCGCCGGCGCCAGTTCGGCGCCGGGCGCGGGCCACGGCCGCCCTGACCGCCGGGACCCTGCGGACCACCGGGGCCGCCCGGCGAACCGTAGACGTGCCCGGTGTTGTAACCGGAGTCGTACCCGTTGTCATACCCCTGGCCGTCGTCGTACGTCGGCTGCTGGGGCACCCCGCCGTACGGCGGGGCGGACGGGCGCGGACCGGGCGTTCCCGGGCCACGCTGAACCTGCCGCATGACGCGGGCGCCCTCAGGCTGAGCGCCTGCGCTGCCGCGTCCGTAACGGTCGCTGCGGTTGCTGTCGGACCACCCGTCGGGCCAATCGTTCATGCGGACCAGTTTGCAGGTCCGCACGGTGTGCCTAACAAGAGACCGGGGAGATCTGGGTCACGCCTGTTGCAGAGCTGATGCAAAGCGACCCTCGCACGCCCCCGCATAGGGTGGACGGCATGACAGACCTGGCGCCCAACCCGGAATCCGACATACCGGGCAAGCCGACCTTCGCGTCCCGGACCACCCTCAGCCACATCATGACCCACAACGACACCAACCTTCTGGGCACGGTGCACGGCGGAGTGATCATGAAGCTCGTGGACGACGCGGCGGGCGCGGTGGCCGGGCGGCACTCCGGCGGGCCCGCCGTCACCGCCTCCATGGACGAGATGGTCTTCCTGGAGCCGGTCCGCGTCGGTGACCTCGTCCATGTGAAGGCCCAGGTGAACTGGACGGGGCGGACGTCCATGGAGGTCGGCGTGCGCGTGCTGGCCGAGCGCTGGAACGAGTCGACGCCGCCCCAGCAGGTCGGTTCGGCCTATCTCGTCTTCGCCGCGGTCGACGCCGACGGCAAGCCGCGGCGCGTGCCGCCCGTCCTCCCGGAGACCGAGCGCGACGAGCGGCGCTACCAGGAGGCCCAGATCCGGCGCACCCACCGGCTGGCACGCCGTCGGGCGATCATGGAACTGCGGGAGAAGCGGGCGGCGGAGGGGCTGGACTAGTCGGGATGCGAGGGGCTGGACAGGTAGGGACGCGAGGGCCTGGGCAAGCAGGGGTCCGGCGATGCTGGACGTCCGAGGACCGGGCCGGGAAGTCACCCCGGCCGGTGGCCCTGGCCGAGGGTAGCTCCCGGGCGGATGTCAGGGTGACGTCATGACCCTCTCCCCCGCCACCCCGTCCGCTTCCGACGGACGCCCCTTCGACGCGGTGCTGTGTGATGTCGACAACGTGATCCGCGTCTACGAACCGGCCCACCTGTACGCGCTGGAGCGCGCCGCCGGGCTGGCCGAGGGCACCACCATGAAGGTGGCCTTCGCACCGGAGACGGTGCTTCCGCTGGTGCTGGGCCGGATCACACCGAACGAGTGGTCGGAGTCGATCCTGCGGGGCCTGACCGGGCTGGTGGCCAACGGGACGGCGGTGGAGCTGAGCACGGCGCTCACACGCTCGCCGTTCCACGCCGACGAGGCGGTGGTGGCGCTGCTGCGCCGGGCCCGTACCCACATGCCCCTGGTCCTCGTCACCAACACCTCGGTCCAGCTGGAGGAGGACCTGGAGTCCCTGGGTCTGACGGACCTCGCCGACCACGTGGTCAGCAGCGCGCGGGTGGGCATCGCCAAGCCCGACCGGCGCATCTACGACATCGCCGTCGAGCGGGCCGGCGTCCCGGCCGAGCGCTGCCTGTTCGTGGACGACACCCTGGAGAACGTGGAGGCCGCCGCCGCACTCGGTATGCGGACCGTCCACTACCGCACGCCGGAGGATCTGCGGACCGCCCTGAACGGCCTGTGAGGCCGACCGCACCGGGCGCTGTCGGAGCCGGCTGGTATCCATGACCGCATGAACAACGATCAGGCCACCCCGGAGGAACTCGCGGCGCTGCGGAGGGCGTTCGACGTGGCCGACGGCGGGGAGTCGGCGCTCGGCTGGGCGGCGGTGCACGCCTTCGAGTCGGCGCACGACATCGTGCTGCCCGAGCCGTACCGGACGTTCGTCGCCGAGGTGACCGACGGGTCGTACTCCGGGCCGCCGGAGTACGGGTTGGTGTCCCTGGCCGAGCTGCCCGGGGACTGGGGCGACGACGGGCAGGGGCGCGACCTGACCCGACCGTTCCCGCTCACGGAGGCGTGGCTGTGGGAGGACGACCCGAGGCCGGCCGAGGAGATCGATCCGGTCGTCGAGCGGGTCTTCGACCACGGGTCCGTCGTGCTGGGCACCGACGGGTGCGGAATGAACTGGCATCTCGTCGTCACGGGCCCGCACCGGGGGCACATCTGGCACATCACCGGGGAGGGCGCCGTTCCCTTCGGCGCCGAGTTCGGGTTCACGACCTCCGCACCGGGGTTCGCGGGGTGGGTCGGGCACTGGGCCGCGCAGAAGGAATGGTTCGACGCGGAGTAGGGGCGCGGAACCGGCGCGTGCGTCGGCCGACCGAGGACGAGAACGAGGGGCACCCCGGCGGGGTGCCCCTCGAGTTCGTGGTGCGGGGTGGGTTACGGGAGGTTGCGGGCCATGACGATGCGCTGGACCTGGTTCGTGCCCTCGTAGATCTGGGTGATCTTGGCATCGCGCATCATGCGCTCGACCGGGTAGTCGCGGGTGTAGCCGTAGCCGCCGAGGAGCTGGACGGCGTCCGTGGTGACCTCCATCGCCACGTCCGAGGCGAAGCACTTGGCCGCGGCGCCCTGGAAGGTGAGGTCCTTGTCGCCGCGCTCGGACTTGGCCGCCGCGGCGTACGTCAGCTGGCGGGCGGCCTCGATCTTCATGGCCATGTCGGCGAGCATGAACTGGATGCCCTGGAAGTCGGCGATCGCCTTGCCGAACTGCTTGCGCTCCTGGACATAGCCCTTGGCGTAGTCGAGGGCGCCCTGCGCGATGCCGAGCGCCTGCGCGGCGATCGTGATGCGGGTGTGGTCCAGGGTCTTCATGGCCGTGGCGAAGCCGGTGCCCTCCTCGCCGATCATGCGGTCGGCCGGGATGCGGACGTTGTCGAGGTAGACCTCGCGCGTCGGGGAGCCCTTGATGCCGAGCTTCTTCTCGGGGGCGCCGAAGGAGACGCCCTCGTCCGACTTCTCCACGACGAAGGCCGAGATGCCCTTCGAGCGCTTGGTGGGGTCGGTGACCGCCATCACCGTGTAGTACTCGGAGACGCCCGCGTTGGTGATCCAGCGCTTCACACCGTTGAGGACATAGTCGTCGCCGTCACGGACCGCCTTCGTCTTCATGCCCGCGGCGTCCGAGCCCGCGTCCGGCTCCGAGAGGCAGTACGAGAACATCCCGTCGCCCTTGGCGAGCGGGGTCAGGTACTTCTGCTTCAGAGCCTCGGAACCGGAGAGGATCACCGGGAGCGAGCCCAGCTTGTTCACGGCCGGGATCAGGGAGGAGCTGGCACAGACACGCGCCACCTCCTCGAT is a window of Streptomyces sp. NBC_00271 DNA encoding:
- a CDS encoding LCP family protein, whose translation is MDAQGRGRADNIDPADQWVLNPNTGEYELRLTPSAPQSGVPRPRRGSPANAGPGAGTRARRAPERESPPTPSPDVPGPRRRRGAPAEPPPGRRKGRTKPKKSKAKKILLWTGGSMAFVLVAVSAAGYLYLKHLEGNVSTTDVGSAGKKGFSKDEAFNILIIGTDKRTGAGNEGYGDAGSVGHADTNILLHVSKDRTNATALSIPRDLIVDVPDCPTKQPDGTTKVVPGTQNVRFNTSLGQDGRDPGCTMRTVKAVTGIPVDHFMMADFNAVKTLTSAVGGVDVCVAHAVNDKESHLKLPAGKSTVEGEQALAFVRTRHSFGNQGDLDRIKVQQQFLGSLMRKMASGDTLSNPAKLFSLAEAATKALTVDTGIGKVSTLKDVALELKKVPTKNITFTTVPVLDNPAEKVKATVVVNQSQAPAVFDAIKGDVSFTAVKQKEKKEKAEVAARLKGTRSAAADIRVDIYNGGAPAGSAQETLNWLQNTEGVLKSSQLGNADATLSKTTLEYAPDQADQARKLADLMGLSASALKPGKSEKNSQGLPAIVLTLGKDFKGAGVSLTTPTKAPEVDKSTADKTVCAS
- a CDS encoding LCP family protein; amino-acid sequence: MARSGVRGEGARPRVRQADDLGWDDSLYDENGDPTDGGGASGGRGGDSADADGRGAGRDGRPVDKDGDDASGEPRGQGRHGGGGGRRRGSGDGGHPRRRRRILRWSASVLALLILGTAGAGYLYYQHLSANIKKDDLNLGDEKDRAAKSKANAAGQTPLNILLIGSDARDTKENQSLGGAKETFGGTPLADVQMLLHLSADRSNMSVISMPRDTLLKMPKCTDPDTKKVYPATVGLLMTNTSLGRGGPGCTVATWEKLTKIHIDHFIKIDFSGVVSMADAIGGVPVCVDANIYSKDSQGHGSGLKLKKGTTPVKGTQALAWLRTRYGFEDNTDIGRTKAQHQYMNSMVRQLRENATISNPGKLRSLAETATKALTVDKGLGSPLKLYDLGNELKKVEPKRITMTTMPWQWAVSDSNRVEPKPVEAEQLFRLVREDIALDGKDKKKTATAVKASTDPAAADDQIGVIVQNGTRTAALGPVGGRARTVSQLLVGKGFTKAEADTSTATAEETTVIRYPSADLQGDAQAVAKALGVPLSAVKKSTDVSGVTLVVGADWREGTAYKAKAQDNTTPESADVLNGAKTDACMHVNKDYTWS
- a CDS encoding glycosyltransferase family 2 protein → MSEKSDVRPPAVSVIMPVLNEERHLRGAVQAILAQEYDGEMEVVIAIGPSSDRTDEIAAELVREDPRVHTVPNPTGRTPAALNAAIKASRHPVVVRVDGHGMLSPNYIATAVRLLEETGAQNVGGVMHAEGENDWEHAVAAAMTSKIGVGNAAFHTGGEAGSAETVYLGVFRREALERQGGYNEEFIRAQDWELNFRIREAGGLIWFSPELRVSYRPRPSVKALAKQYKDYGRWRHVVARYHEGSINLRYLAPPTALFAIAAGVVVGVALTPWGFVIPGGYLAAIAAGSLPAGKGLPLKARLQIPVALATMHMSWGFGFLTSPKALAKKVIASRRPAVLGSTEPAN
- a CDS encoding LCP family protein, which codes for MPTPPRSPARPQPRPQSRPQPPRSRRPPERSTVRPPVRRKKPRWAMRVVTTISVVVLASAGIGHAVVTSLGEGIARVDPFKDMKNRPAGGHGMNVLLVGTDGRDKITEEERRKYRLGGAPCHCTDTMMIVHIAADRKRASVVSLPRDSYAEVPAHTDQTTGAEHGPHQLKLNAAYAEGGPQLTVRTVENMTHVKIDHYLEVDFTSFMRTVDVLGGVSICTAGPLKDSYTGLDLTAGTHTLSGGQALQYVRSRHVDGASDIGRMQRQQRFLAALIERATSSGVLLNPMKFRDVTRAVLGSVRADQGFGTDELLDLGRAMRNFSPSSSEFTTVPIGQMAYAVKGIGSTLKWDDNKAGALFQSLRDDKPLAPPHKVAHAKTVRVEVEPKQIQVQVENGTPTDGLGKRMDSALAATGFRTTGHPVNAQDRGARHSVIVYDPRWDRSAKSLAAALPGSELREVKGRGPLLKVIAGADFKEVTRVRVQDPYQGETRVVTGDQVVCT
- a CDS encoding LCP family protein codes for the protein MNDWPDGWSDSNRSDRYGRGSAGAQPEGARVMRQVQRGPGTPGPRPSAPPYGGVPQQPTYDDGQGYDNGYDSGYNTGHVYGSPGGPGGPQGPGGQGGRGPRPAPNWRRRIKWIAITLVTLLVVVSVGTYFWADSKLHRDVDLSQVIDRPDTGKGANYLIVGSDSRAGMSAEEKKKLHTGSAEGKRTDSMMILHVGDNGDTLISLPRDSNVTIPTYKGSASGKTFPGTGRQVKLNAAYAEDGPTLLVRTIEYNTGLHIDHYVEIGFAGFANIVDSVGGVEMTLDQGFKDKYSGADFKAGKQTLNGEQALAFVRTRHAFAASDLQRTKNQQKFLSALAHQVATPGTILNPFKLYPTMGSGLDSLTVDKDMSLWDLASMFWAMKGVTGGDGKSMNMPISGSTGGNLVWDKAKVKTLVDELKNDQTVTVSSN
- a CDS encoding acyl-CoA thioesterase, which produces MTDLAPNPESDIPGKPTFASRTTLSHIMTHNDTNLLGTVHGGVIMKLVDDAAGAVAGRHSGGPAVTASMDEMVFLEPVRVGDLVHVKAQVNWTGRTSMEVGVRVLAERWNESTPPQQVGSAYLVFAAVDADGKPRRVPPVLPETERDERRYQEAQIRRTHRLARRRAIMELREKRAAEGLD
- a CDS encoding HAD-IA family hydrolase codes for the protein MTLSPATPSASDGRPFDAVLCDVDNVIRVYEPAHLYALERAAGLAEGTTMKVAFAPETVLPLVLGRITPNEWSESILRGLTGLVANGTAVELSTALTRSPFHADEAVVALLRRARTHMPLVLVTNTSVQLEEDLESLGLTDLADHVVSSARVGIAKPDRRIYDIAVERAGVPAERCLFVDDTLENVEAAAALGMRTVHYRTPEDLRTALNGL
- a CDS encoding SMI1/KNR4 family protein, which encodes MNNDQATPEELAALRRAFDVADGGESALGWAAVHAFESAHDIVLPEPYRTFVAEVTDGSYSGPPEYGLVSLAELPGDWGDDGQGRDLTRPFPLTEAWLWEDDPRPAEEIDPVVERVFDHGSVVLGTDGCGMNWHLVVTGPHRGHIWHITGEGAVPFGAEFGFTTSAPGFAGWVGHWAAQKEWFDAE
- a CDS encoding acyl-CoA dehydrogenase, producing the protein MAGSADFDLYRPSEEHDMLRDAIRSLAEAKIAPYAAVVDEEARFPQEALDALVSSDLHAVHVPESYGGAGADALATVIVIEEVARVCASSSLIPAVNKLGSLPVILSGSEALKQKYLTPLAKGDGMFSYCLSEPDAGSDAAGMKTKAVRDGDDYVLNGVKRWITNAGVSEYYTVMAVTDPTKRSKGISAFVVEKSDEGVSFGAPEKKLGIKGSPTREVYLDNVRIPADRMIGEEGTGFATAMKTLDHTRITIAAQALGIAQGALDYAKGYVQERKQFGKAIADFQGIQFMLADMAMKIEAARQLTYAAAAKSERGDKDLTFQGAAAKCFASDVAMEVTTDAVQLLGGYGYTRDYPVERMMRDAKITQIYEGTNQVQRIVMARNLP